The bacterium DNA window CAGGCGTGCCGAGGCGAACACCCGTGAGAACACGTCGAAGCCGAAGCGGTCGGTCCCGAACCAGAACTCGCCGTCGGGGGACTGCAGCGTGCTCTCGGGGTTCGGCTGGATCGGGTCGTGGGGGAGGGGCGCGAAGAACCCGGCGAGGAGGATCAGCAGGATCACCACGAACCCGATCGTGAGTCCCTTGTGCGAGTGTGCGCCGCGCCCGGCGGCGCGCAGGGCGCGGCGGGGGGCGCTGTCGCTCCCCGATGTGCCCGCGACCCTCGACGAGGCCCGGCGCAGGGCGAGGAGCGCCCTACTCATCGGACACCGGTCCTCTCAGTGGCCGTGCCGGCGAGCACCCGGCCCACTCCGGGGGGCGCCCACGATGGGCGATGAGGCGGCCCGCCCGACTCGCCTCGCTACTCATAGGACACCCTCGGATCCAGCGCCACGACGATCAGGTCCAGGAGCAGGTAGACGAGCAGGGTCAGCAGGCCCACCACCAGGATGAAACCCTGGATTGCGGGCACGTCCAGCTTCAGCATCGCGTCGATGGCCCACTGGCCGAGGCCGCCCCAGGCGAACACCGTCTCGACGATGGCGGCGCCGCCGAACAGCGCGGCGAACAGGATGCCGATGTAGGTGACGACGGGGGTGCGGGCCTCGCGGAAGGCGTAACCCACCACCCGCAGCTCCGACAGCCCGCATGCCCGGGCGAACTCCACCTGGTCGGAGTTCAGCGCCCGCGACAGCACCGCTCTGGTGGTCTTGGCGAAGTGCGACGAGTAGAACAGCGCCAGCGTCACCACCGGCAGCATGGCGTGGTGGAGGGCCGTCTTCAGCAGCCCCCAGTCGCGGGCGATGAGGGTGTCGAGGATCACCGCGCCCGTGACCCGTTCCGGCGGGCGGTCCAGCAGGCCGATGCGTCCCACCGGTGCCGGAGCCCAGCCGATGATGTAGAAGATCACGTAGATCAGCAGCAGGCCCATGAAGAAGTCGGGGATCGACTGGGTGATCGTGACGCTGGTTCTCGAGAGGGTGTCGGGCCAGCGGCGGCGGAAATAGGCGCTGAGCGTGCCCAGCAGGCTGCCGTAGAGCACCGCACCGAGCAGTCCGAGGACCACCAGTTCGAGTGTGTCCGGGAAGCGCTGGGTGATCTCGTCCCAGATGGGCAGCTTGGTGAAGAACGACGTCCCCAGGCTCCGCTCGGTGAACAATTCCCGGATGTAGGCGGCGTAGCGCTCCGGGAGCGGCTTGTCGGTGCCCAACTCGGCGCGGATCTCGGCGACCTGCTCCTCCGCGGCGAGGTCACCGGCGATCACCAGCGCCGGATCGCCCGGCGTCAGGTTGACCAGCCCGAACGCCAGCGTGATGACGATGAACACCGCGACGGGGATGAAGAGCAGGCGCTTCGCTATCGCTCCCGTTCGGTATCTCACGTGCCGCTCACCGCTGGGAATGTGTCGAGTCTCTAATGGCGGACCCGGTCGGATCTGCTGGGCCATGGATTCCGGTCTGCGCCGGAACGACGCGCGAGAGGATCAGCAGCATCGGCCGGCAGTCTCGTGGATTGACCGGGGCACCGCGGGCGGCTCTCGCTGGGCCGCCCGCGGTCGTTCCGTCCGGCGACGGTCGGATCAGTTCTTGGCGAGTTCCTCCGGGATGATCCGGCGGAAGATGTCCATGCGGAACGACTCGACGTCGGGCCCGAGCGAGATCGGGTTCACGAGTTCGATGAGCGGCACCCAGGGCACCTCGTCGATGAGGATCTGGTGCGCCTCGAGCACCATGGCGTCGCGGTCGGGTCCGTACTGGGTGAACGCCATCAGGTCGATGAGTTCGTCGATGCGGGGGTTGTTGTAGCCGTGGGCGTTCTCGAACGCCTTGGCCGAGTGGTGCACCAGCAGCCAGGCGAACTGCGGGTCGCTGATCCCCGGCGTCTGCGAGGAGAGCCAGGCCTGCAGCGCACCCTCCTGCAGCTTCGTCTGGAAGTCGGCGGAGGACGCCATGACCTCGATGCTCATGTCGACTCCGACCTCCGCCAGCTGGGCCTTCATGAGGACCGCGATGTCCTCGGAGAACGGCCCGGGACGGACCGGGTTGATCGTCATCGTGAACGCCAGACCGTCGCCGTAGCCGGCCTCGGCGAGCAGCGCCCGCGCCCGCTCCGGGTCGTAGGTCGCCGGATCGCCCGGTGGGGGCGGCTGGGGAACCTCGCTCAGCACCTGGTAGAGCGCCGCCTTGGCCGAGCCCTGCATCGGACCCTGCACCAGGGCCTCCCGGTCGATCGCCGAGGAGATCGCTTGACGCACCCGCACGTCGGCGAACGGCTCGAAGCTCGAGTTCAGCACCAGCGGCACCGTGGTGTTGCCCTTCGCGGCGATGGCCTGCAGGTCGCCGCCGAGGCCGGCGAACTGTGCCAGCGTCAGCTTGTCGGCGAAGTCCACCTCGCCGGCCTGCAGGAGTTGCAGCCGGCCCGCTGCTTCGGGGATGGCCCGCACGACGATCAGATCGATGTCGGGTGCGGTGCCCCACCAGTTGGGGTTCGGCACGAGGCGCAACTCCTCGCCCGGCGTGATCGACTCGAGCATGTACGAGCCGAAGCTCGCCGAGTTGGTGGACAGCCACCCGGCGCCCCACGGGTCGTCGTCAGTGGCGTGCGAGAGCACCTCGACGCTGTCGAGCGGACCCATGTGGTGGTAGGTGAGAACGGCCAGGGAGTACGGGTTGTTCGTGTCGAGCACCACCAGGTCGAAGGTGCGGTCGTCGATGACCCTGATCGGCTCCTCGAGGTTGATGCCGCCGCCCCAGCTCAGGAGGAAGCGGCCGACGCCGTCATTGGCGATGATGCGATCGAACGACCAGCGCACGTCCTCGGAGGTGATGGTGTTGCCGTACGGGCTCACGGCGTCGTCGCGCAGCACGAAGCGGTAGCCGTCGGAGATCGGGGTGACGGATTCCGCCACGTACGGCTCGACGTCCGCCGGGCTCGGCCAAGTGGTGGCACCCGGGTCCGGCTTCACGTATTGCAGGAGAGTCCCCGCGAACATCGGATTGAGTTCGGTGCTGGGCTTGCCCTCCGTCACGGCCGGGTCGGCGTTGGAGGCCACCGCCGCCACGGCCATGACGAAGACCTCGGGTTCGTCGGCCGGCTCCGGCGGCGGCGGTGGCGGCTCGGGTGGCGGGGGTGGAGGCTGTGCGGCTGCGGCTTCCGCCTCCGCTGCCGCCCGCTCGGCGACCGCCCGCGCCTCTTCCGCCTCGGCTTGGGCGGATGCGGCTTCCGCCTGGGCTGCGGCCGCCTCGGCTTGGGCAGCGGCCGCCTCGGCCTGGGCGGCCGCTGCGGCCTCCTGCGCCTCCGCCAGCGCAGCCTCCGCGGCCGCCACGGCGTCCTGATTGCCTGCGGCGGTGGCCTGGGCCAGCCCGGCCGCCGCTATCGCCTCCTCGGCGAGCGCTGCTGCCGCCTCGGCGGCCGCGGCAGCGGCGTTGGCGGCGGCGGCCGCCGCCGAGGCCTCGGCCCCGGCCGCGGTGGCCTCGGCCCGCGCCGCAGACGCCTCGGCGTTCGCGCTCGAGACGTCGGCGTTGGCGCCGTCGAGGATCGGGCTGTCGTCGTCGCTCGCGCACGCCGCCGCCAAGAGCAGCAGCGCGCCCAGCGCCAGCGATGCACCGAAGAGCCGTGAAGAGATCATGGTGAAGCCTCCTAGGGGATTGCCAGATCTTGCGGGTAGAGGAAGCCGGTCGGGTTGGGCCGCGCTCCTTCGAGGTCGTCGCGGAACACCCAGGGAATCACCGTCTCCACCAGCGGCACGAACGGGAACTCCGTGGCCAGGATTCTCTGTACCTCAGCGATGAACTCGTCGCGGGCCGCTCCGGGAAGCTCGGCGAGTATCTGGCTCGACAACTCATCGACACGATCGTTCGTGAAGCCCTCGTATCCCAGCCCGTCGGCTGCGAAACCGTTGGATGTGAACAGCAGCGGGATCGTGTAGGCGGGCTCGCTGAGAATCGGGCGCACCGAGTACAGCCACGCCTCCATCTCGCCGCCGCTTACTGCCGCGTTGAAGTCGGCGGGCGAGGCGATCGTCTCGATCGTGGCGTCGAGGCCCACCTCGCGCAGTTGCGACGCGAGGATGACGGCGACGGCCTCGGCGTGGGGACCGGGCCGTGTCGGGTTGATGGTCAGGGTGAAGGAGAATCCGTCCGAGTAGCCGGCCTCGGCCAGCAACTCCCTGGCGCGATCGGCGTCGTAACCCGCCGCCACGTCGGCCGGCGGCTCGGGCTGGGGGATGGCCGTCGAGAGCGGGTAGCGCCCCGGCGTGCCGAATCCGCCGTATGCGCCGGCAATGAGCGCC harbors:
- a CDS encoding ABC transporter permease, coding for MRYRTGAIAKRLLFIPVAVFIVITLAFGLVNLTPGDPALVIAGDLAAEEQVAEIRAELGTDKPLPERYAAYIRELFTERSLGTSFFTKLPIWDEITQRFPDTLELVVLGLLGAVLYGSLLGTLSAYFRRRWPDTLSRTSVTITQSIPDFFMGLLLIYVIFYIIGWAPAPVGRIGLLDRPPERVTGAVILDTLIARDWGLLKTALHHAMLPVVTLALFYSSHFAKTTRAVLSRALNSDQVEFARACGLSELRVVGYAFREARTPVVTYIGILFAALFGGAAIVETVFAWGGLGQWAIDAMLKLDVPAIQGFILVVGLLTLLVYLLLDLIVVALDPRVSYE
- a CDS encoding ABC transporter substrate-binding protein — its product is MISSRLFGASLALGALLLLAAACASDDDSPILDGANADVSSANAEASAARAEATAAGAEASAAAAAANAAAAAAEAAAALAEEAIAAAGLAQATAAGNQDAVAAAEAALAEAQEAAAAAQAEAAAAQAEAAAAQAEAASAQAEAEEARAVAERAAAEAEAAAAQPPPPPPEPPPPPPEPADEPEVFVMAVAAVASNADPAVTEGKPSTELNPMFAGTLLQYVKPDPGATTWPSPADVEPYVAESVTPISDGYRFVLRDDAVSPYGNTITSEDVRWSFDRIIANDGVGRFLLSWGGGINLEEPIRVIDDRTFDLVVLDTNNPYSLAVLTYHHMGPLDSVEVLSHATDDDPWGAGWLSTNSASFGSYMLESITPGEELRLVPNPNWWGTAPDIDLIVVRAIPEAAGRLQLLQAGEVDFADKLTLAQFAGLGGDLQAIAAKGNTTVPLVLNSSFEPFADVRVRQAISSAIDREALVQGPMQGSAKAALYQVLSEVPQPPPPGDPATYDPERARALLAEAGYGDGLAFTMTINPVRPGPFSEDIAVLMKAQLAEVGVDMSIEVMASSADFQTKLQEGALQAWLSSQTPGISDPQFAWLLVHHSAKAFENAHGYNNPRIDELIDLMAFTQYGPDRDAMVLEAHQILIDEVPWVPLIELVNPISLGPDVESFRMDIFRRIIPEELAKN